The sequence below is a genomic window from Clostridium putrefaciens.
AAAAGTTTAGAAGAAGAAATATTTCAAATTATAGTTAGTGATGAAGAAATTTCAGACAGGGCAAGCGATACATTATACACTATAAGGAAAAGTCTAAAGGAAAAAAACAGTTCATTAAAGGATAAGGTGAACTCTTTAATAAAAACATACTCTAAATATCTACAAGAAAATCTTTATACTGTAAGAGGAGATAGGTATGTAATACCAGTAAAAGCAGAGCATAAGGGGATGGTTCCAGGCCTTGTACATGATCAAAGTTCATCTGGAGCTACCCTGTTTATAGAGCCTATGGGACTTGTAAATTTAAATAATGATATAAAAGAGCTTATGTTAAAAGAAGAAGCAGAAATTGAAAGAATACTAGATGAGTTATGCTTTAAAATTTATGAAAAGATTGAAGTTATAAAAGTTAGTGCACAAATCCTTTGGGAAATAGATTTTATCTTTTCAAAGGCTAAGTACGCAAGTGAAATAAATGCTATAAAGCCAAGAGTAAATGAAGACGGAAGCTTTAATATAGTACAGGGAAGACATCCGCTTATAGATCCAAAGATAGTTGTACCTTCCGATATATATTTAGGTAAAGATTTCACTTCAATTGTTATAACAGGACCTAATACTGGAGGTAAAACTGTAACTTTAAAGACAGTGGGCCTTTTGCATATAATGGCTATGAGCGGTGTTATGATACCAGCTGCACATAATTCTTCTATAAACCTTTTTGATGAAGTGTTTGCTGATATCGGTGATGAACAAAGTATTGAACAAAGTTTATCAACATTTTCATCTCATATGACCAATATAGTAAGCATAATAAAGGAAGCCGACAAAGGATCCTTGGTGCTTTTTGATGAACTTGGAGCTGGTACAGACCCTACAGAAGGAGCAGCCTTAGCTATGTCTATATTAGAGCATCTTAAATCTAAGGATGTAAAAATAATTGCAACTACTCATTATAGCGAGTTAAAAGTTTATGCTATTAATACTGAAGGCGTTGAAAATGCATCGGTAGAATTTGATGTTAAAACATTACGACCTACCTATAGGTTGCTTATAGGAATACCAGGAAAGTCTAATGCCTTTGAAATATCAAGGAAACTTGGGCTTCCTGACTATATTATTCAAAGTTCTAGAGAGCTTATATCAAAAGATAGCTTAGAATTCGAGGATTTAATTGAAAGCCTACAATCTAAAAGCGTTGAGGCAGATAAATTTGAGAGAGAAGCTAGGATATTAAAAGAAGAAAGTGAGAAGTTAAAGGAAAAGTATGAACAAAAACTTCAAACTTTAGAAATTTCAAAGGAAAAGATATTAGAAGAATCTAAAAGAAAGGCTAAAGTTGCTCTTAAAGATGCTAAAGAAGAAGCAGATGCTATATTAAAAAATATTAGAGAACTTGAAAAAATGGGGTATTCATCTAAAGCAAGACAAGACATAGAGGAGCATAGAAATAAATTAGCTAAGGAATTAGATAAACAAAGTACAACACTTATACCAAAGGAACATAAGGGTGAAAAGTTAGTAAGTGTTAAGCTTGGAGAAGAGGTATTTGTACCATCTTTAAATCAAAATGTTGTAGTTCTTACAAATCCTGACAACA
It includes:
- a CDS encoding endonuclease MutS2, producing MNNRALKILEFSKVKDEIKRYASTKAAKDMVDDLVPYKNVYEVNRSLKETEEAFNSMVKKGSPPFYGLYDVRDYLVRIEKGGGILATNLLKIAQMLRCSRGIKDYVNRKVEEESFPMLEDICEGIVPLKSLEEEIFQIIVSDEEISDRASDTLYTIRKSLKEKNSSLKDKVNSLIKTYSKYLQENLYTVRGDRYVIPVKAEHKGMVPGLVHDQSSSGATLFIEPMGLVNLNNDIKELMLKEEAEIERILDELCFKIYEKIEVIKVSAQILWEIDFIFSKAKYASEINAIKPRVNEDGSFNIVQGRHPLIDPKIVVPSDIYLGKDFTSIVITGPNTGGKTVTLKTVGLLHIMAMSGVMIPAAHNSSINLFDEVFADIGDEQSIEQSLSTFSSHMTNIVSIIKEADKGSLVLFDELGAGTDPTEGAALAMSILEHLKSKDVKIIATTHYSELKVYAINTEGVENASVEFDVKTLRPTYRLLIGIPGKSNAFEISRKLGLPDYIIQSSRELISKDSLEFEDLIESLQSKSVEADKFEREARILKEESEKLKEKYEQKLQTLEISKEKILEESKRKAKVALKDAKEEADAILKNIRELEKMGYSSKARQDIEEHRNKLAKELDKQSTTLIPKEHKGEKLVSVKLGEEVFVPSLNQNVVVLTNPDNKGEVQVEAGIMKINLKLQDLRKINNNKNVKEKRNSKRQVNLNLKSVSVSVDLRGQDSEEACYSADKYLDEAYLGGLGLVSLIHGKGTGVLRKAINDMLKRHPHVKSFRLGEYGEGGDGVTMVQLK